A stretch of the Clostridium botulinum genome encodes the following:
- a CDS encoding PH domain-containing protein, protein MEYNRLNENAKKAWFLSNLIGLISAGAILIGLRIYFAEKIVKYSFIVNIILGVILFILILDVLVNPIIEYKQWKYIITEDRIEFVHGIYFLTTTIIPIVRIQHIDIEEGPINRIYNLAKINIHTAGGQHKIEGLPKEKALQICEYIKDRIQVKVKKNLDEELKNENISEDDNSIKDGVDE, encoded by the coding sequence ATGGAATATAATAGACTAAATGAAAATGCTAAAAAGGCTTGGTTTTTATCCAATCTTATTGGACTAATAAGTGCAGGCGCAATATTGATAGGTTTAAGAATTTATTTTGCAGAAAAAATCGTTAAATATAGTTTTATAGTTAATATAATATTAGGAGTTATATTATTTATATTAATTCTAGATGTTTTAGTAAATCCCATTATAGAATACAAACAATGGAAATATATAATAACAGAAGATAGAATAGAGTTTGTTCATGGTATATATTTTTTAACTACTACTATAATTCCTATAGTTAGAATTCAACATATTGATATAGAAGAAGGTCCTATAAATAGAATTTATAATCTTGCTAAAATCAATATTCACACAGCTGGAGGTCAACATAAGATAGAAGGACTTCCAAAAGAAAAGGCATTACAAATTTGTGAATACATAAAGGATAGAATTCAAGTAAAGGTGAAAAAGAACTTAGATGAAGAATTAAAAAATGAAAATATTAGTGAAGATGATAATAGCATAAAAGATGGAGTAGATGAATAA
- a CDS encoding response regulator transcription factor gives MKILVVDDEISILQLIKMTLELESFEVITSKTGLDSLNIIIKENIDLIILDAMLPDISGFNLIAKIKNISDIPIIMLTAKDDMNDKLLGLQLGADDYITKPFNSTELILRIKIISKRMNKNIIQEKNELLVGKLKILKKERKLIIDSKDEIVLTYKEFEVLNCLCENKGKVFSREELLNKVWGYDFEGTTRAVDILIQRLRKKLGKYQNYIKTLYKAGYKLEIDNEY, from the coding sequence ATGAAAATACTAGTTGTGGATGATGAAATAAGTATATTACAACTTATAAAAATGACATTAGAACTTGAATCTTTTGAGGTTATTACCTCAAAAACAGGATTAGATTCATTAAATATTATAATTAAAGAAAATATTGATCTTATAATTTTAGATGCTATGCTACCAGATATTAGCGGATTTAACTTAATTGCCAAAATAAAAAATATATCTGATATACCAATCATAATGCTAACAGCTAAAGATGACATGAATGATAAACTACTAGGTCTTCAGCTAGGCGCCGATGATTATATAACAAAACCCTTTAATAGCACAGAATTAATTCTTAGAATAAAAATTATTTCAAAAAGAATGAATAAAAATATCATACAAGAAAAAAATGAATTATTAGTTGGTAAATTAAAAATTCTAAAAAAAGAAAGAAAATTAATTATAGATTCTAAGGATGAAATAGTATTAACATATAAAGAATTCGAAGTACTTAATTGTTTATGTGAAAATAAAGGTAAAGTATTCTCTCGTGAAGAGTTATTAAATAAAGTTTGGGGTTATGATTTCGAAGGAACTACACGAGCTGTAGATATATTAATTCAGAGATTAAGGAAAAAACTTGGTAAATACCAGAATTACATAAAGACTCTTTATAAAGCTGGTTATAAGTTAGAAATTGATAATGAATATTAA